The Oscillatoria acuminata PCC 6304 genomic interval CCCGGGTATTAGGCCAGTTCCGTTTAGATGAACGTTTTGCAGAACAAACAGGACAAACGACAGACCCTCAAACCACTGGGGAAAGCCGGTTTTTACTCAATGAAACCCTCGGCAATGCCCTGTACTGGTTTATCTTCCTGTTCTTTCTGCCCCTAATTCTGGATGCCTTAGACTTAAATGTCCTGCCGGTTCAGAACTTGGTCAATGACTTTCTGTCGGCGGTACCTAAAATTCTGATGGCCCTAATTATTGGGGTTGTCGGGTGGTTTATGGCCCGGATCGTCCGGGGAATTGTCACCAACTTGCTGGCGGCAACAGGAACTGATCGCCTCGGTGCTCAATTAGGACTCTCCCGGACTCAAGATGGGATGTCCCTGTCTCAACTGATTGGGACGATTGTCTATGTCTTGATTCTGATTCCGACTGCGATCGCCGCATTGAATGCGTTGGAAATTGCGGCGATCTCCGTTCCGGCGATCGCCATGCTGTCGCAAATTCTATTTGCCATTCCCCTGATTTTGACCGCAGGGCTAATTTTGGCGATATTTTATGCGATCGCCAAGTTCGCCTCGGATCTCGTCATCCGCATTCTCCGCAGCGTTGGCTTTAACAATATCTTCTCCTGGTTGGGTCTGCCGACGACCGGCAGTGGCAATCCTCCCCAACCCCCACCGGCAGATGCACCGGATATGCGATCGGGTCAACAAACCGTTGTCCAACCCTCCTCCACTCCCACGAGAACTCCCGCAGAAATTGTCGGAATTGTCACCTGGGTGGGCATTATGCTCTTTGGGGCCGTGGCAGCGACAGAAGTCCTGCAATTGCCCGCGCTCACTATCATTATGCAGGGCCTGCTAGTGATCGCCGGTCAGGTTCTAGTGGGTTTGATCGTCTTTGGTATTGGCCTCTACCTGGCAAATTTGGCCTATCATCTCATCTCCGGTTCCCGTGGGTCCCAATCCCAACTACTGGCTCAAGCGGCTCGAATTGCGATTATTGCTCTAGCCGGTGCGATGGCACTCCAACAAATGGGGATTGCTCCTCATATTGTTAACTTAGCCTTTGGTTTGCTCTTTGGGGCCGTTGCCGTTGCTATTGCCCTAGCCTTTGGATTAGGGGGCCGGGATGTGGCTTCCGAACAATTGCGAGAATGGCGCAATGATTTCAAACAACGACAAGAAAAATAACGACAGGAGTCCCATTTCCTAGCTTAAGTTCTTCTATTTAAGTGAGAGCCATCAGGGTTTTTCAGGGTGAAGCCTTGATGAGAAAGTATCAAGCCAACTCACTTGAATTTTTGGTCTGTTTTCTTTCTCTCACTTTTAGGAGTTTCTCTTGAAGTTCTTCCTTAATCCGACCCATAATGGTGGTGTCATCTAGGGAATCAATAATCCGGGTGACGACAGCTTTCGGCCCATCCGGTCCCCAGGAAGCCCCATTTGCGAGGTAGGTTTTGGTCACCTGACCAATGGCGTAGGAAGAAAACCCGGCGACACCGGCTTGGGTCATGGCAACGGAAAGATAGGGTATTAACGATGCCCCCCCCGTAGCCGGTGCCGCCAATCCTAATAACCCTTTCAGGGAAGATAACCCCAGGTTGGCCAGGAGTTCGCTGGCACTAATTCCGCCCATACTCAGGGCTATTTTTTGGAGCAGATTGATGGCACCGGCTTGGGTCATGGGAATGCCGTAGAGCTTGGATAAGGTTAAAATCGTGGCCACATCAATCACTGCGCCACTGAGGATATCGACGGCAGTAATCGGATTGAGAGCGACTGCCACCGCTTTCGTCATCACCGCATTCCAAATCAATCGGTTCGCACTCTTGTCCCGAATCTGCATTTTGCGCTCAACCAACTGCTCATTCACATCCCCGGCATAAAGCAGGGTATTCAGCGCCACCAGGGATTTCCCTTCCCGTTCTAAAATTTCCAGAATTTTTAATTTTAAGTCATCGACTTGCGGTAAACCCCGCTTCATCTGCACCGCCATCGTGCCATCGCTTCGAGGGGCCGCTTGGGCCACTAAGGGGGCTGCTGCTGCCATGACAATTTCATCGGGAGATAGCAGTTCTTTGACCCGATCATCGCGGATTTTGCGATAAACTGCCTCGCGATCGGCTTCGGGATATTGGTCAATTTTGTTAAAAATCAGCAGCATCGGTTTCCCCGCATCCCGCAACTGGGAAAGGGCTTCATATTCCACCTGGGTCATATCCCCAGCGACGGCAAATAAAATTAAGTCCGCACGAGAAGCCACCTGCTGGGCCAAAACTTCCCGGGTTTGACCATCAACTTCATCAATTCCCGGGGTGTCAATCAGTTCAATCTGAGACTGTCCGATTCCCGAGAGGGTGAGTTGGGTAATGTTGCCTTCTCCTCCATCTAGGGGCGATCGCTCGACTCGCCAATTCACCCCCTGAGAGGTCCGGGTTACCCCGTGAATCGGCCCCGTTTCAAAGACATTCTGCCCCAATAAGGCATTCAAAATCGAGGATTTTCCCCGTCCCACCATGCCAAACACGGCGATTTGCACCACCGTCCGTTCTAGTTTATCCAGCATGGTGCTGAGTCCTTCAATCTCTGGATCCAAGCCCGCTCGTTCTTCCGGAGTCAGGTCCAGATTCGCGACTAACTCTCGCAGGGCGTCTTTAGCTTGTTTGTAGTTGAGGTCCGCCTGAATATCTGCAAACGACAAAATTGCCTCGTCCAGTTCTCCATCTAAATTGGCGGAACCGGGTGAGGGCAAGGGGGAATGATTGGGGTTAGGAATTTGTTCCTCGTACTCGTTGGAACCTCCGTGAGTCATAAGAGGTGGACTATCCTTCAGCGCTCTACACTACTAATCCTAGTGCAGAGTAGCCCGAGACGGGGAAATCAAATCGAGGGTGAATGTCTCAATCTTCAGGATTAAAACTATTTAATTGCGGGTTTTCAAGCTATTTGGCTCATAAAAGAGAGGTCAAGCGCTCCAAAATTGGTGCTTAAGGCTACATTGATATTTTCTAACATTTTGATAAGCCAGATAATGCTATCATTGTTAGAATTTTCGTAATGGTTGAACAAGATGGAAAGCCGTTTTTCTAAATAGGGTTTAACTTTCCGACAAAGCAGAACAATTTTCAGCAGCATCCCCGTTGTCCGGGTAGGTCCAATATTAGAAACGACATCCAGAAAGATAAAGTGGGTAGGCTTTTGAGAACTTTCCACGACTAAAAAGTTCAGGAGTTGGCTGCAAGTTCTAACCACCAGAAAATCGCTGAGTTTCTGGGAATCACTTTGGGGCAGGGTAGCTTTTAAATGCTTACATAATTTATCATTAAATTGGCGTTTGCCATATTCCGGGTCAATGGAGCCGAGGAGGTAGTCGTATAAATCGGCTTTAAATTCTCCGTAGTTTGGAGTCTGACTGGTGTGGGTGATAAAGCTCTGGGCTAAATCCCGGTAGGTGCGGCCCCCTTCTGCTTTTCCCACATAATCTTTCAGGGAATAATACAGTTCGCGATCGCTGAGTAAGGTGGGATTGTTAACCTGGGACAGGCTGCGGACTGCATTGACATTCCCCATCCGCCGGACCTGCGATCGCCGGACTTGATAGGTGACATACTGAGATAAGTTAATTTCAAACTGCCGTTGCCGTTGCGCTTGAATTTTTCGCACGGTTTGCTGATGCTCATAGCTGCTATCTTCACTCAGCAGGCAATGAGAGTACAGGTAGGGATAGCGATCGATATAGGTCCCTAGGGGCCTATGCTCTTTAGGCGGGCTGATTTCCGAACTCTGTTGCACCACCTTCGATAACCGTCGCAGGGTCAGGTACTGATCCGTGGAGGTGAAGTCTTTGACTAATTCTTGCAACTGTCGGCCCGTTCGAGAGCGCCCGTAAGGATTATAGCCCCCGGGTCTTTCAAACAGGGCCACCAACTCCGGAATCGCCTCTTGGGTTTGGCTGTGCGTTTGCCAGCGATTCACTAAAATGTGACAGCATCTATTCAGAATAAACTTAAACTCTTGGTCCATGCCCTTATAGGTCAGCATTCGACTTAAAGCCCCGGAAATCTCGGCTTCGGGGTAGTCCCTGCCTTCAATAAAGAGGCTTTGAAAGCGCGAGATCAGTTCGGACGGTGGCTCCGCTTTAACCAGATCGAGGAGGTGATCGTATAGTAACTGCTCCTCCTGGCTTGTTTTTCGGTTGTAAGGATCCGTTCGATGATTCACTTGACTTTCCCCCTGCCCAGATATTTGGCTTGATTCAATTTCCCAGAACGAGCGTTTTCAATAGGACACAATTTTTCCCAATGGAATATTGTCAGACCTGGATGGATAATTTATATTTAATCCGATTGGATAATGGTTATCAAACAGATTCAGATCCGTCTCGGGCCACTCGGATTCACCTATGTTACATGAAACTCTCTAAAAGAGTCGGTGATCTGAGGCGACTTTTGAATGGTTCTGAGCTTTACAGGACACATAGGACCTCTATCTATTAGAATAGCCTAGGCAGATCTCCTCAACCATCCAGTATCGTAAAAAGTTGATAAAGATGCCAGGGGGGATTCACGGAATTTTAATGAAGATTTATCACGGTTGACTGGGAAAACACCTTATATGGTATTTTCCCGGCTGAAATGTAGGCCTTCGCCTGCTTGGTACAAGGTTTCGGGAATGGTATCATTAATTTTTATTAAATTCAAGCCCTGCCACCATGTCTTGTTTTGTGTCCCTTGCTCAACTGCTTTCCCTCTTGAATGCCCAAGCCGTTAACCTGCTCTCGGAGGAACTTGGTGCAAAACAGGCTCTCGGTATTATTACGGATACGCGCAGTTTGCGGGCCGGTGAAGTCTTTGTGGCCCTAAGAGGGACACAATTTGATGGGCATCAGTTTATTGGGGCCGCATTTGACAAAGGGGCGACTGCAGCAATTGTCGATCGCGACTTTGTTAGTCCCCACCCCGATTGGCCCCTCTTGGTGGTCCCGGATACCTTGGCTGCTTATCAGGCGATCGCCCATTGGTGGCGCACCCAGTTTGACATCCCCGTAATTGGCGTAACCGGATCCGTCGGCAAAACCACCACCAAAGAATTAATCTCAGCGGTTTTGAACACCCAGGGACCCGTTCTCAAAACGGAGAAAAACTATAATAACGAAATCGGCGTTCCCAAAACCCTCTTAAACTTGACCGCAGACCATGATTATGCCGTGATTGAAATGGCCATGCGCGGCAAAGGAGAAATTGCCCTCCTTGCAGAAATTGCCACCCCTACCATTGGCGTCATTACTAATGTTGGCACAGCCCATATTGAACGCTTGGGTTCCGAAGCGGCGATCGCATCAGCCAAATGTGAACTCTTAGAAAAAATGTCCCCAGAAGGGATTGCCGTTCTCAATTACGACAATTCCCGCCTCATGGAAACCGCAGCAAAAGTCTGGTCCGGAAAAACTCTCACCTATGGCTTAACCGGAGGAGACTTGCAGGGAACCTTAAAAGAGGGGGATTTCCTAGAAGTCGAAGGCATGACTTTTCCCGTTCCCCTTCCCGGAGAACATAATGCGTTAAACTACTTAGCCGCATTAGCCGTCGCCAAACTGCTCAATGTGAGTTGGGAACCGCTCAAATCCGGTTTAGCCGTGGAATTACCCGATGGCAGGGCCCGACGGTATGAATTAGCCAATGATATTGTGATTTTAGATGAAACCTATAATGCCGGGTTAGAATCCATGACGGCTGCCCTCCAAATGCTGGCACAAACCAAAGGACAACGGCAGATTGCGGTGCTCGGAACCATGAAAGAATTGGGAGAGCGATCGCTAGAATTTCATCAGCGCATCGGCAGCGTTGCCCAATCCTTAAATCTGGATGGATTGTTCATCTTTGCCGACCCCGCAGAAGCCGCAGCAATGGCCAAAGGTGCCGAAGGTTTACCCTTTATAGAAATTATCGATATCGAACAGCCAAACGCCCATGATTACCTCGGTCAGCGGGTCAAAGATTGGGTGAAAAGTGGCGATCGCATTCTCTTTAAAGCCTCTCATTCCGTCCAACTCGATCGCGTCGTCGAAAAATTTCGGGCC includes:
- a CDS encoding mechanosensitive ion channel; amino-acid sequence: MNGILHETSAVVWGNLSPEPLLAQDPGGFATGFALGNITGFFETILVQLGLFLPSLVGALAILIGGWLVATIVAGIIRKVLHSTNLDNRIASAIMGRSPGEPLPPTEKWISNTVYWLIMIFVLVAFLNALNLEVVSQPLNQFLEQILTYLPKIGGAALLLGVAWVLATLAKMLFTRVLGQFRLDERFAEQTGQTTDPQTTGESRFLLNETLGNALYWFIFLFFLPLILDALDLNVLPVQNLVNDFLSAVPKILMALIIGVVGWFMARIVRGIVTNLLAATGTDRLGAQLGLSRTQDGMSLSQLIGTIVYVLILIPTAIAALNALEIAAISVPAIAMLSQILFAIPLILTAGLILAIFYAIAKFASDLVIRILRSVGFNNIFSWLGLPTTGSGNPPQPPPADAPDMRSGQQTVVQPSSTPTRTPAEIVGIVTWVGIMLFGAVAATEVLQLPALTIIMQGLLVIAGQVLVGLIVFGIGLYLANLAYHLISGSRGSQSQLLAQAARIAIIALAGAMALQQMGIAPHIVNLAFGLLFGAVAVAIALAFGLGGRDVASEQLREWRNDFKQRQEK
- a CDS encoding GTP-binding protein; translation: MTHGGSNEYEEQIPNPNHSPLPSPGSANLDGELDEAILSFADIQADLNYKQAKDALRELVANLDLTPEERAGLDPEIEGLSTMLDKLERTVVQIAVFGMVGRGKSSILNALLGQNVFETGPIHGVTRTSQGVNWRVERSPLDGGEGNITQLTLSGIGQSQIELIDTPGIDEVDGQTREVLAQQVASRADLILFAVAGDMTQVEYEALSQLRDAGKPMLLIFNKIDQYPEADREAVYRKIRDDRVKELLSPDEIVMAAAAPLVAQAAPRSDGTMAVQMKRGLPQVDDLKLKILEILEREGKSLVALNTLLYAGDVNEQLVERKMQIRDKSANRLIWNAVMTKAVAVALNPITAVDILSGAVIDVATILTLSKLYGIPMTQAGAINLLQKIALSMGGISASELLANLGLSSLKGLLGLAAPATGGASLIPYLSVAMTQAGVAGFSSYAIGQVTKTYLANGASWGPDGPKAVVTRIIDSLDDTTIMGRIKEELQEKLLKVRERKQTKNSSELA
- a CDS encoding UDP-N-acetylmuramoyl-tripeptide--D-alanyl-D-alanine ligase produces the protein MSCFVSLAQLLSLLNAQAVNLLSEELGAKQALGIITDTRSLRAGEVFVALRGTQFDGHQFIGAAFDKGATAAIVDRDFVSPHPDWPLLVVPDTLAAYQAIAHWWRTQFDIPVIGVTGSVGKTTTKELISAVLNTQGPVLKTEKNYNNEIGVPKTLLNLTADHDYAVIEMAMRGKGEIALLAEIATPTIGVITNVGTAHIERLGSEAAIASAKCELLEKMSPEGIAVLNYDNSRLMETAAKVWSGKTLTYGLTGGDLQGTLKEGDFLEVEGMTFPVPLPGEHNALNYLAALAVAKLLNVSWEPLKSGLAVELPDGRARRYELANDIVILDETYNAGLESMTAALQMLAQTKGQRQIAVLGTMKELGERSLEFHQRIGSVAQSLNLDGLFIFADPAEAAAMAKGAEGLPFIEIIDIEQPNAHDYLGQRVKDWVKSGDRILFKASHSVQLDRVVEKFRAG